The Macrobrachium nipponense isolate FS-2020 chromosome 19, ASM1510439v2, whole genome shotgun sequence genome contains a region encoding:
- the LOC135212015 gene encoding serine/arginine-rich splicing factor 1-like, whose protein sequence is MEQVEETAGRMDSGSRDKSVEVEGDRFEEAYDTKGDQGADRKDNERSSAILLLDRYQISGLDLQGDSRERRRKGRTGRINTGGGGGGGEGGGGGGGGGGGGGRKEEEEEEEEEEEEDE, encoded by the exons ATGGAACAAGTTGAGGAAACAGCTGGAAGAATGGATAGTGGAAGCAGAGACAAAAGTGTAGAAGTAGAGGGAGATAGGTTTGAAGAAGCATATGACACAAAGGGGGACCAGGGTGCAGATAGAAAAG ACAATGAGAGGTCGTCTGCCATCCTCCTCCTCGATCGTTATCAGATCTCCGGTCTTGACCTCCAGGGTGACTCTCGAGAAAGAAGACGAAAGGGAAGAACTGGAAGAATAaatacaggaggaggaggaggaggaggagaaggaggaggaggaggaggaggaggaggaggaggaggaggaaggaaggaggaggaggaggaggaggaggaggaggaggaggaggatgaataa